One part of the Microbacterium aurugineum genome encodes these proteins:
- a CDS encoding DUF349 domain-containing protein, with protein sequence MSATEPSKPTPPVPGPPAVPMPRKAPTPAAVAPVASVPAASSTSAEWGRVSDDGTVEVREGDAWRVVGQYPDGTPEEALAYFVRKFDDIAFKVHTLEQRHQSGGASAADLVKQAGHLIDEATDAAAVGDLEGLRDRLNALTSSLSEATEQEAQQAKALVDQAIAERTALVEKAEAIAARDLSKVQWKQVTAELGELFDAWQAQQQNGPRLSKGVSQQLWKRFRDARAVVDKQRRAFYSELDDAHKLARDAKTRLVERAEALAPRGTDGIPAYRTLLDEWKAAGRAGRKADDALWARFKAAGDALYAARAEQSAAEEAESAPKIEAREALLEEAKAVADESNIKRARALLTRIQRQWDEIGRIFPREKERALDDKLRTIEQALKAREDVDWKKNNPETKARANDMSSQLLEAIEKLEAEVAAAEKAGDKKAAKEATDALEARRAWLSALGG encoded by the coding sequence GTGTCTGCCACCGAGCCTTCGAAGCCGACTCCCCCCGTCCCCGGACCGCCCGCCGTGCCGATGCCGCGAAAGGCGCCGACGCCGGCCGCCGTCGCGCCCGTCGCCTCGGTGCCGGCCGCATCGTCGACATCCGCCGAATGGGGCCGCGTCTCCGACGACGGAACCGTCGAGGTCCGCGAAGGCGACGCCTGGCGCGTCGTCGGACAGTACCCCGACGGCACACCGGAGGAGGCTCTCGCCTACTTCGTGCGCAAGTTCGACGACATCGCTTTCAAGGTGCACACGCTCGAACAGCGCCATCAGTCCGGTGGCGCATCGGCCGCCGACCTCGTCAAGCAGGCGGGTCACCTGATCGATGAAGCGACGGATGCCGCCGCGGTCGGCGACCTCGAAGGACTCCGCGACCGCCTGAACGCCCTCACCTCTTCACTGTCCGAGGCCACCGAGCAGGAGGCACAACAGGCCAAGGCGCTCGTCGACCAGGCGATCGCCGAGCGCACCGCCCTGGTGGAGAAGGCGGAGGCGATCGCCGCCCGCGATCTCAGCAAGGTGCAGTGGAAGCAGGTGACCGCCGAGCTCGGGGAACTGTTCGACGCCTGGCAGGCCCAGCAGCAGAACGGCCCTCGTCTGTCGAAGGGCGTTTCGCAGCAGCTGTGGAAGCGTTTCCGAGACGCACGCGCCGTGGTCGACAAGCAGCGCCGGGCCTTCTACTCGGAGCTCGACGATGCGCACAAGCTCGCTCGCGACGCGAAGACACGTCTCGTCGAGCGCGCCGAGGCTCTCGCCCCGCGCGGAACGGACGGCATTCCGGCGTACCGCACTCTGCTCGACGAGTGGAAGGCCGCCGGACGCGCAGGACGCAAGGCGGACGACGCACTCTGGGCCCGGTTCAAGGCTGCAGGCGACGCCCTGTATGCCGCCCGCGCGGAACAGTCCGCCGCCGAGGAAGCCGAGTCCGCGCCGAAGATCGAAGCACGCGAAGCTCTCCTCGAAGAGGCCAAGGCTGTCGCTGACGAGTCGAACATCAAGCGCGCTCGCGCCCTTCTCACGCGTATCCAGCGGCAGTGGGATGAGATCGGTCGTATCTTCCCCCGCGAGAAGGAGCGTGCTCTCGACGACAAGCTCCGCACCATCGAGCAGGCGCTCAAGGCCCGCGAGGACGTCGACTGGAAGAAGAACAACCCCGAGACCAAGGCGCGCGCGAACGACATGAGCTCGCAGCTGCTCGAGGCCATCGAGAAGCTCGAGGCCGAGGTGGCCGCAGCCGAGAAGGCCGGTGACAAGAAGGCCGCGAAGGAAGCGACGGACGCCCTCGAGGCTCGTCGCGCCTGGCTGAGCGCTCTCGGGGGCTGA
- a CDS encoding RelA/SpoT family protein — protein MAEPQTSTQGSSLRRLVPRIFSRASRINDLDNLIRTVRVNHPKGDFSVIERAYAVAKEKHEGQKRQSGEPYITHPLAVAQILAELGLGPRAIAAALLHDTVEDTGYALTDLTAEFGDEVAMLVDGVTKLDKVKYGESAQAETVRKMIVAMSKDIRVLLIKLADRLHNARTWGFVPPEKAAKKAKETLEIYAPLANRLGIQAIKSELEDLSFAVLHPKIYNEIHSLIAQRTPQREKYLNQVVEEIDEDLRDLRIRGKVVGRPKQLYSVYQKMVIRGREFDDIYDLIGIRVLVASVRDCYAVLGAIHARWTPLPGRFKDYIATPKFNLYQSLHTTVIGPSGRTVEIQIRTHEMHQQAEYGVAAHWMYKERMNGGGKTEVRASDTDMAWLAHISDWQAETADPGEFLESLRFEIGAKEVYVFTPKGRVIGLPSGATPVDFAYAVHTEIGHRTMGAKVNGRLVPLESELKSGDVVEVFTSKNPDAGPSQDWLGFVASTRARNKIRGWFTKERREEAIEQGKEAIARAMRRQNLPLQRLMSHDSFAEVARGMHYEDVSALYAAVGEGHVSTQSVLEKVTALVAANDPTTGAIDLPGSVPSREPRSGDSGVLVRGANDILVKLAKCCTPVPGDQIVGFVTRGSGVSVHRADCVNVKALESEQDRFVEVSWAPTTKSVFRVQIQVEALDRSGLLSDVTRVLSEHHVNILSATVTTTDERLALSRFVFEMGDAVHLDRVLNAVRRIDAVYDVYRVTSS, from the coding sequence ATGGCGGAACCGCAGACGTCGACGCAGGGTTCTAGTCTGCGACGACTGGTTCCCAGGATCTTCTCCCGCGCGTCGAGGATCAACGACCTCGACAATCTGATCCGTACGGTGCGTGTGAACCACCCCAAGGGTGACTTCTCGGTCATCGAGCGGGCCTATGCCGTCGCCAAGGAGAAGCACGAGGGGCAGAAGCGTCAGAGCGGTGAGCCGTACATCACCCACCCTCTCGCGGTCGCTCAGATCCTCGCGGAGCTCGGTCTCGGCCCCCGAGCGATCGCGGCCGCCCTTCTGCACGACACGGTCGAGGACACGGGCTATGCGCTCACTGATCTGACTGCCGAGTTCGGCGACGAGGTCGCGATGCTCGTCGACGGCGTCACCAAACTCGACAAGGTCAAGTACGGTGAGAGCGCCCAGGCGGAGACCGTCCGTAAGATGATCGTGGCGATGTCGAAAGACATCCGCGTCCTGCTGATCAAGCTCGCCGACCGCCTGCACAATGCGCGCACCTGGGGCTTCGTCCCGCCGGAGAAGGCGGCGAAGAAGGCCAAGGAGACCCTCGAGATCTATGCGCCGCTGGCGAATCGACTCGGTATCCAGGCGATCAAGTCGGAACTGGAGGATCTCTCCTTCGCGGTCCTGCACCCGAAGATCTACAACGAGATCCACAGTCTCATCGCCCAGCGCACGCCTCAGCGGGAGAAGTACCTGAACCAGGTCGTCGAGGAGATCGACGAAGACCTGCGCGACCTCCGCATCCGCGGCAAGGTCGTCGGCCGTCCGAAGCAGCTCTACTCGGTGTACCAGAAGATGGTCATCCGCGGCCGGGAGTTCGACGACATCTACGATCTGATCGGCATCCGCGTGCTCGTCGCGTCCGTGCGCGACTGCTATGCGGTCCTCGGCGCGATCCACGCACGGTGGACACCACTGCCCGGACGGTTCAAGGACTACATCGCCACGCCGAAGTTCAACCTCTACCAGTCGCTCCACACGACGGTGATCGGTCCGTCGGGCCGAACCGTCGAGATCCAGATCCGCACCCACGAGATGCACCAGCAGGCCGAGTACGGAGTGGCCGCGCACTGGATGTACAAGGAGCGGATGAACGGCGGCGGCAAGACTGAGGTGCGCGCCTCCGACACCGACATGGCGTGGCTCGCCCACATCTCGGACTGGCAGGCGGAGACCGCCGACCCGGGCGAGTTCCTCGAGTCCCTGCGTTTCGAGATCGGCGCGAAGGAGGTGTACGTCTTCACGCCGAAGGGGCGCGTGATCGGTCTCCCGTCGGGTGCCACTCCGGTCGACTTCGCGTACGCCGTCCACACTGAGATCGGCCACCGCACCATGGGGGCCAAGGTCAACGGCCGACTCGTGCCGCTGGAGTCCGAGCTCAAGAGCGGCGACGTCGTCGAGGTCTTCACGTCGAAGAACCCCGACGCCGGCCCCAGCCAGGATTGGCTCGGGTTCGTCGCGAGCACGCGCGCCCGCAACAAGATTCGTGGCTGGTTCACGAAAGAGCGCCGCGAGGAAGCGATCGAGCAGGGCAAGGAGGCCATCGCACGGGCGATGCGTCGACAGAACCTGCCGCTGCAGCGTCTGATGAGCCACGACTCTTTCGCCGAGGTGGCTCGGGGGATGCACTACGAAGACGTCTCCGCGCTCTACGCCGCCGTCGGTGAGGGTCATGTCTCGACGCAGTCGGTCCTGGAGAAGGTCACCGCTCTGGTGGCGGCGAACGACCCGACGACCGGTGCCATCGACCTGCCGGGCAGCGTACCGAGCCGGGAGCCGCGTTCCGGTGACTCGGGCGTGCTCGTCCGGGGGGCCAACGACATCCTCGTGAAGCTCGCGAAGTGCTGCACCCCGGTGCCCGGTGACCAGATCGTCGGCTTCGTCACTCGCGGCAGCGGAGTGTCGGTCCACCGGGCGGACTGCGTGAACGTGAAGGCGTTGGAATCCGAGCAGGATCGTTTCGTCGAGGTGTCCTGGGCTCCGACCACGAAGAGCGTGTTCCGCGTCCAGATCCAGGTCGAGGCTCTCGACCGGTCGGGGCTCCTCTCCGACGTGACGCGTGTCCTCAGCGAACACCACGTCAACATCCTCTCCGCCACGGTGACGACGACGGACGAGCGGTTGGCACTCAGCCGCTTCGTGTTCGAGATGGGTGACGCGGTGCACCTGGACCGCGTGCTCAACGCCGTCCGACGTATCGACGCCGTCTACGACGTCTATCGCGTCACCTCCTCCTGA
- a CDS encoding FAD-dependent oxidoreductase: MNGTAPAASEILIVGAGVAAHRFVEQLLRDPDAPVRVTVIGDEGSGPYDRSALVRVFSGVGAEEIQLERSVFRDDRVRLIRDDRVLRIDPSGHTVRTRARRTYAYDTLVLATGSFGAKVAVDGANLPGCFGFRTVEDVEAIRAFVGSRSRELGRPLRGTVVGAGLHGLQAAEALNELGVDTTVIEFSDRVMPRQLDRSASAVVQGVFRKRDIPVRTGVRTTRLDPDESGSVASLEFQDGSFQRADVVVFTVGVRARDELARNAGLGVHPEGGVLVDERGETSVPSILAIGEVARLEGRGPGYVGAVRVTADVAAAHVRGRDARLPRDLEGGNVAVAGVDIATFGDPLASPASAVEIVTHDDPQAGIYRKLVVSDDGRTVVGGILVGDTSGYAALRALVGEAWRPAHAARLLSAVGGSDAVENCDHATLSAHDLLATAAGAGEATFTSIRDRFGFARGCRRCTLAIARVLLQIAVQRDLRHATAAPEAQREGHSRVLADGTHVVSPVMRDGTLTPKELLAIGELAERYGLRARITDARIELRGVRTEHLQSVRAGLAAAGLASASGAGEQAVLLVAEDLPRLDGPRVASDVQEKGLPHQGKPGKARAGEGSARRVPLRRVGSPAS, from the coding sequence ATGAACGGCACGGCACCCGCGGCGAGCGAGATCCTGATCGTCGGAGCGGGTGTCGCAGCCCATCGGTTCGTCGAACAGCTGCTCCGCGATCCCGATGCGCCGGTGCGGGTGACCGTCATCGGTGACGAAGGATCGGGCCCGTACGACCGCTCGGCGCTGGTACGCGTGTTCTCGGGTGTCGGTGCGGAGGAGATCCAACTCGAGCGAAGCGTGTTCCGCGACGACCGGGTTCGGCTGATCCGCGACGACCGGGTTCTCCGGATCGACCCTTCGGGACACACGGTGCGGACGCGAGCACGGCGCACCTACGCCTACGACACGCTCGTGTTGGCGACCGGTTCCTTCGGGGCGAAGGTCGCCGTGGACGGCGCGAACCTTCCCGGGTGCTTCGGGTTCCGCACCGTCGAAGACGTCGAGGCGATCCGAGCGTTCGTGGGGTCGAGGTCCCGGGAACTCGGGCGTCCCTTGCGCGGGACCGTGGTCGGTGCGGGGTTGCACGGTCTTCAGGCCGCCGAGGCGTTGAACGAGCTGGGGGTCGACACGACGGTGATCGAGTTCTCGGACCGCGTGATGCCCCGCCAACTCGATCGGTCGGCCTCAGCCGTGGTGCAGGGCGTCTTCCGAAAACGAGACATCCCGGTGCGCACGGGCGTCCGCACGACGCGACTCGATCCGGACGAGTCGGGCTCGGTCGCCTCGCTGGAGTTTCAGGACGGCTCGTTCCAACGCGCCGACGTGGTGGTGTTCACCGTCGGGGTGCGTGCCCGCGATGAGCTCGCTCGCAACGCCGGTCTCGGTGTGCATCCTGAAGGGGGCGTGCTCGTCGACGAAAGAGGTGAGACCTCGGTTCCGAGCATCCTCGCGATCGGAGAGGTGGCGCGCCTCGAAGGACGAGGCCCCGGGTACGTCGGCGCGGTGCGGGTCACGGCTGACGTCGCCGCAGCGCACGTGCGAGGCAGGGACGCACGTCTCCCTCGCGACCTCGAAGGCGGGAACGTCGCGGTCGCCGGGGTCGACATCGCGACGTTCGGCGATCCGCTCGCCTCGCCGGCGTCCGCGGTCGAGATCGTCACGCACGATGATCCCCAGGCGGGGATCTATCGCAAGCTCGTGGTCTCCGACGACGGACGCACGGTGGTCGGGGGGATCCTGGTCGGCGACACGAGCGGGTATGCGGCGCTCCGGGCCCTGGTCGGAGAAGCGTGGCGGCCCGCTCACGCCGCACGCCTGCTCTCGGCGGTCGGCGGCTCGGATGCTGTGGAGAACTGCGATCACGCCACCCTGAGCGCGCACGACCTCCTTGCTACCGCGGCTGGAGCCGGCGAGGCGACGTTCACGTCGATCCGCGACCGTTTCGGCTTCGCACGTGGCTGTCGGCGATGCACACTGGCGATCGCTCGAGTTCTCCTGCAGATCGCCGTCCAGCGGGATCTCCGGCATGCGACGGCGGCGCCCGAGGCGCAGAGGGAGGGTCACAGCCGGGTCCTGGCGGACGGAACGCACGTCGTCTCTCCGGTGATGCGCGACGGCACGCTCACCCCGAAGGAGCTGCTGGCCATCGGGGAGCTCGCCGAGCGGTACGGATTGCGAGCACGGATCACGGACGCGAGGATCGAGTTGCGAGGGGTGCGGACCGAGCACCTGCAGTCCGTGCGTGCCGGTCTGGCTGCGGCGGGACTCGCGTCGGCGTCAGGCGCCGGCGAACAAGCGGTGCTCCTCGTCGCCGAGGATCTGCCGCGGCTGGACGGTCCGCGCGTGGCATCGGACGTGCAGGAGAAGGGCCTGCCGCATCAGGGGAAGCCGGGGAAAGCTCGCGCGGGCGAGGGGAGCGCCCGCCGAGTGCCGCTTCGTCGAGTGGGGAGTCCTGCCTCATGA
- a CDS encoding winged helix-turn-helix domain-containing protein produces the protein MTPVTGRRPPLAGCRIIVSDDARSAEPPRDGVADGRSEGLIGVLTDAGAALFRVAVPRGGARTSASLRSVVQRAARGGIDAVLFLAPTAPWLETAESTGALEAIRRRSDSGRLLLGALHREDEDRLRLAGLTVMRTEGSSVTALARGVVAHYDSGTAALVTDAGRLEVRSGGVVVDERFIPLSRGATGVMEALFLAGGRVLSRAELGRGLPGGERSGRAVEVAVARLRESLDGIDLVQTVVKRGYRLAVTEQ, from the coding sequence ATGACCCCGGTGACCGGTCGACGCCCGCCGCTCGCGGGATGCAGGATCATCGTGTCGGATGATGCGAGATCTGCGGAGCCCCCGCGCGATGGGGTTGCCGACGGACGATCGGAAGGTCTCATCGGGGTGTTGACGGATGCGGGGGCGGCGTTGTTCCGCGTCGCGGTGCCGCGAGGGGGCGCGCGGACGTCCGCCTCGCTGCGGAGCGTCGTCCAACGTGCGGCGCGAGGCGGGATCGACGCCGTGCTGTTCCTGGCCCCGACAGCTCCCTGGCTCGAGACGGCCGAGAGCACAGGAGCGCTCGAGGCCATCCGCCGAAGATCGGATTCGGGGAGGTTGCTGCTCGGAGCGCTCCATCGGGAAGATGAGGACCGACTGCGCCTCGCCGGCCTCACCGTGATGCGCACGGAGGGATCGAGCGTCACAGCACTCGCCCGGGGGGTGGTCGCGCACTACGACAGCGGTACGGCAGCGCTGGTCACCGACGCGGGCCGCCTCGAGGTCCGCAGCGGTGGTGTCGTCGTCGACGAGCGGTTCATCCCCCTCTCTCGTGGGGCCACGGGCGTCATGGAAGCGCTGTTCCTCGCAGGTGGTCGGGTCCTCTCGCGCGCCGAACTCGGCCGAGGTCTCCCGGGTGGGGAACGCAGCGGCCGGGCGGTGGAGGTCGCCGTGGCGCGCCTTCGCGAGTCGCTCGACGGTATCGATCTGGTGCAGACCGTCGTCAAGCGCGGCTATCGCTTGGCCGTCACCGAGCAGTGA
- a CDS encoding type IV toxin-antitoxin system AbiEi family antitoxin — protein MHPAFLYLPGERLSESELSAARIDGHVVEVGDAYIPADLVAGPDVRASSVAALVQPGTAACTQTAAWIHGAGDAPPVVHHVRRCIERRIRPITSARLVFHDTVLPDADVELIGGVPVSTPGRTMLDLATTLHRDPRVLVWMDRLAVAAPGTAELAVAALRDLRRVPGSRVGLAALERLALRRR, from the coding sequence ATGCACCCCGCTTTCCTCTACTTACCCGGCGAACGTCTGAGCGAGAGCGAGCTCAGCGCCGCACGGATCGACGGCCATGTCGTCGAGGTGGGTGACGCCTACATCCCGGCCGACCTGGTCGCAGGACCCGACGTCCGCGCGAGCTCGGTGGCCGCGCTCGTCCAGCCGGGCACGGCCGCCTGCACGCAGACGGCCGCATGGATCCACGGCGCCGGAGACGCTCCCCCGGTCGTTCATCATGTGAGGCGCTGTATCGAACGTCGGATCCGACCGATCACGAGTGCGCGCCTGGTCTTCCACGACACCGTGCTGCCTGACGCCGATGTCGAGCTGATCGGCGGCGTTCCGGTCTCGACACCGGGGCGCACGATGCTCGACCTCGCCACGACCCTCCATCGCGACCCCCGCGTCCTGGTCTGGATGGACCGACTCGCCGTCGCGGCCCCCGGTACTGCGGAGCTGGCTGTCGCCGCGCTGCGCGATCTGCGGAGGGTACCGGGGAGCCGTGTCGGGCTGGCCGCGCTGGAACGACTCGCGCTCAGGAGGAGGTGA
- the secF gene encoding protein translocase subunit SecF: MPSMNEFGNNLYSGKTSFPFVGKRRLWFIIAIALVVGSALVPLFRPIQFSIEFTGGSQFTVQAPETLDQGAATEAVQSVVPGASTKVVVVNNADIRVQTDQMSAAETQQVADALAEAYGVEAANVTSSFIGPAWGENVTKQSLWGLAIFLALTFLILAIYFRTWKMSAAAIIGLLDVLVITVGVYALAGFEISPAAVIGFLTILAYSLYDTTVVFDKIRENTTEDGEKSARLFGESVNLAVNQTLVRSINTSVVAALPVGAVLFIGAFWLGAESLTDISLSIFVGILVATYSTLFVAAPLYSLFRENEPQLKERDARIRDARSRASVEA; this comes from the coding sequence ATGCCTTCCATGAATGAGTTCGGCAACAATCTGTATTCGGGGAAGACCTCCTTCCCGTTCGTCGGCAAGCGTCGGCTCTGGTTCATCATCGCGATCGCCCTCGTGGTCGGTTCCGCGCTCGTTCCGCTGTTCCGTCCCATCCAGTTCTCGATCGAGTTCACCGGCGGGTCGCAGTTCACGGTGCAGGCCCCCGAGACGCTCGACCAGGGCGCCGCGACCGAGGCCGTCCAGTCGGTCGTGCCCGGCGCTTCGACCAAGGTCGTCGTCGTGAACAACGCCGACATCCGCGTGCAGACCGACCAGATGAGCGCCGCCGAGACGCAGCAGGTCGCCGACGCACTCGCAGAGGCCTACGGCGTCGAGGCCGCCAACGTCACCTCGTCGTTCATCGGTCCGGCGTGGGGTGAGAACGTCACCAAGCAGTCACTGTGGGGTCTCGCGATCTTCCTCGCCCTGACCTTCCTGATCCTGGCGATCTACTTCCGCACCTGGAAGATGTCGGCCGCGGCGATCATCGGCCTGCTCGACGTGCTCGTGATCACGGTGGGCGTCTACGCCCTGGCCGGATTCGAGATCTCGCCGGCGGCGGTGATCGGCTTCCTGACGATCCTCGCTTACTCCCTGTATGACACCACCGTCGTCTTCGACAAGATTCGAGAGAACACGACGGAGGACGGGGAGAAGTCTGCCCGCTTGTTCGGTGAATCGGTGAACCTCGCGGTGAACCAGACGCTCGTGCGCTCGATCAACACGTCTGTCGTCGCCGCCCTTCCGGTCGGCGCGGTGCTCTTCATCGGTGCCTTCTGGCTCGGTGCGGAATCGCTCACCGACATCTCCCTGTCGATCTTCGTCGGCATCCTGGTGGCCACCTACTCGACGCTGTTCGTGGCCGCGCCGCTCTACTCGCTGTTCCGCGAGAACGAGCCGCAGCTCAAGGAGCGGGACGCACGCATCCGCGACGCCCGCAGCAGGGCATCCGTCGAAGCCTGA